The Loxodonta africana isolate mLoxAfr1 chromosome 1, mLoxAfr1.hap2, whole genome shotgun sequence genomic sequence GGCATAGTtaaatggtttttttttcctgtcccttaATACTTAGCACTCTCTCGAGCGAGAGTGAAAATGAGGGGTAAGATCAGGAACATTTGACAAGAACAAAAAGAtgtctaggaataaatctagtaAAAGAAATGCAAGAATTTATGAAGAAAATTATGAGAAGTTGTTGAAAGAGGTAGAAGGCGGCTTGAATCAATGGAGAGCTACACCATGGTCAAGGAACCCTGGGGTCGCAGTGGTTGATTGCTGGGCTACTAAGGAAAAGGTTGGCCttgcctctgtgggagaaagacctggtgatctgcttctgtaaacagtacagccaagaaaaccctattgggcagttttgTTCTAACAAATgcggtccctatgagttgaaaattaactccagggcaactaacagcaacaacaccatAGACAGTGTTGTAAAGATGTGTGGGATATTTGCAAAAAGGAAAATGAGTGAATTCACACTCATAATCACAGACAAATCTCAAACCATAGTAGTGAATGGGAAAGGAAGCCACAATATACATACCCCATACCATTTAAAGCATAAAATTCAAAAGCACATAAAATGATCAAGCAGGTGAACCTAATTTAGAAAGTGGTTACATAGCATAAAGGATCTTTGACTGAAATTCTATTTCTTaataggtttgtttttctttttttctttgtacgTTACCTGTTGCGGAGTCGCGGCCACCCGATGCGTTTCCGGGTAGAActttgcaccatagggttttcaaggaagtacattgccaggactttcttccatggggctgagtggattcaaacagaCAACCTATCTGTTAGTAACGgagtacaaatggtttgtgccaccCGCGGACCTTACACCTACATAATATATAATCTCCTTAGCTTTTTATTGGCGTAAACTCATATGCAGAGAAGTGTACCAATTGACTATTTCCATGTAATCAACACCCAAATCATAAGTGGATCGTTACCAGCATCCAGAAGGCCCTCTCCAGCTCCCTACTGGTTGCTACCCCTAACCCCAAATGGAATTACTATCCTAACTTCTAACcccatagattagttttgtctATTTTTGTGCTTTACATAATATAATACCTACTAGTTTTGTCTTGTTGTATTTACTCTCATTATGTGAGATTCAATCTTGTGTGTCCTTGTGGTTTGTTCAGTCTCATTGTTGTCTATTATACAGTTATTTATCCATTACACAGTTgtacatcatttctttttttaaccatttttttttattgtggtaagtatattggaaaccctggtggcatagcagttaagtgctatggctgctaaccaagaggttggcagttcaaatctgccaggcactccttggaaactctatggcacagttctactctgtcgtatagggtagctgtgagtcggaatcgactcgacggcagtgggtgtggttttggtttttgggtaagTATATTAggaacaaaacatttgctatttcagccATCTTCATGTGTTCAGTGGCATTAAATATGCTTATcaagttgttcaaccatcaccattcactctttccaaatttttccaccaCCCTTAACAAAAGCTCAGTGTCCCTTAAGTGTCGTATCTTCCTTTCACTCTCCCTTCTGCCTGCTCCTGGTAACACTAatgaactttgatctctatacacttgcctattctaggtatttcacgtaagtgggatcatgcaatttttgtcctcttgtgactaatctcactcagcataatgttttcaaagcatCCTGTCTTTTGTATGTTTGGAATATTTCatcaagaataattttttttccttttttatttgtgctttaagtgaaagttaagaatagtttttaaaataaacaagcaGATCTTAATAATGAATAACACATTACAAAGTATTAGAACTGTATGAAGATGCGCCTTGAGAGAGTCCTGTCTGGGGCAGAGGCATGAGTCAGTGACCCTTCAGGCCCCTGCTCTCCTTCTCCTTGAGTAATAGCTTTATACACTCATAGCTTCAGGAGAGATCTGTGATGTGCCGTTCAACCACAGGGCAAGTCATTTTAAAGCATTTGTGGGGTGCTAGTTGGGTGCCCAGTCTTGTGCTGGGTCTCATGTAGACAAACATGATGACTCAACTTCTTTGCTCATGGTTGGTGTCTCTTAGGGTAGAAGAGAGACCACAGAATGTCCCTCCAGACTGGTAACAGGTGGACAGCCATGACCCCTTCTGTGCAGGCTTCTTAGCATGGAGAGTCTTTGATCTGAGTCCCTCAGCTAAGATGGAGTCAGAGGGGTTAGGAGGTCATTTGCAGAACAGCCTAGACTGGGTCCTTCTCCTTTTCCCCCTcaggaccaagaggcagttgtcacTTTTTCCCCAGTGGACAGGCAGCTGGACTTTATCTCCCCAGCATTCTCATCACCACCAGAGGCCCATGTCATTCCAGTCCAGGGACTGTGGGCCTTTATCTAGTCTCTGTTTCCTCCCTGGCAACATCAGGTCCCACAGCAAGAGAACTTGGCAGGCTCCCCATGGCGGTCTTATTCctcttccttctgttcctatgcCAACACTCCCAGGCTGAAGCAGGTAAGAAGTAGGAGGTGGGAAAATTCTTCAGCTATTCCAAAAGTTAGAGAGATAGCTGTTCTTTCTCCTTAGAGTCCTGGGGGAAGCATCTGACCCAAGGAGATAGATTTACCCCAACCAACCTCGCCTTGCTTGTGGTACTGGAGAAGTTCCAGAGACAGTGAGGGTGCAGGTCACATAGTTTCCTTTAGAAGATAAGGGATGGACGAGTAAATGCTTCCAGAAAAGGAgaaatgagagaaagagaggtgGGTATTTGTTAACTATTGCAgccttttcccttttgccttcaGATCCCCTCACTGGCTGCGGAAAGGGGAAAAAAGCCCTTAATCTCTTCTCTCCActtctttttttgtagttgtcACTTGAGGAATGTGCTCACCAGCCTGGCTAGTGTTGAGGCACCCTAAAAGTGGACGAAGCCAGGGTTTGGAGGTTGAGTGGGGGGTTGTTGATCCTGTGGAGGTCTCTGGTCTCACACAACCCTCTCCCTACAGAGAACATCCAGGCTATCTATGTGGCTTTGGGGGAGGCGATGGAGCTGCCATGTCCCTCACCACCCACCCTGCATGGGGACGAATACCTGTCCTGGTTCCGCAGCTCTGCAGCAAGCTCCTCTACCATGCTGGTGGCCCAAGCCCAAGTGGCCAGACCAGCCCCAGACCCTGTGAAGCTTGGAAGGGAATCCAGGCTCAAACTGCTGGGGAACTACTCTCTGTGGCTGGAGGGGACCAAGGAGGGGGATGCCGGGCGGTACTGGTGTGCAGTGCTGGGTCAGCACTACACGTACCAGAACTGGAGGGTATATGACATCTCTGTGCTCAGAGGTAAGCGGGGGCATGCAAACCAGGGCCAGTGGGTCTGGGGAGGCACAGGCAAGGAACTGAGGGGTCTCCTCTTTCCCCAcaggctcccagttatctgcaaGGACTGCAGATggatccccttgctctgttctccTGTGTTCTGTGATCCCTTCCAGACGCCTGGACTCTGTGACTTGGCTGGAGGGGAAGGGGCCCGTGAAGGGCCGGGTACAGTCTTTCTGGGGTGAAGGGGCTGCCTTGCTCTTGGTGTGCCCCGGGGAAGGGCTTCCTGAGCCCAGGAGCCGCAGACCAAGAATCATCCGCTGCCTCATGCCTCAGAACAAAGGGGTCAGCTTCACCCTAGCAGGTAAACTGAAGGAGGAGATGGGAAGGGATGATGGCTAGAGGAGGAGGCTAGACAGGAGGCCAACCCATTATTGACCAGGTCAGAGAGTGACTTCTGGTGGAGCAGACCATTGCCTAGAGGAGGGGGACTAGGGTAATCTGTGATTTTTTAGACTATCCCATAGCTCAGAGGGAGAAACTATGAGTTATTGCTGGGGGAGCTGTCTTTTCAAGAAAGGATATATGCACTGACGTTATAATGGCCCATTGTTAGtaaaggcagaaagggaaaaaatatatataattgttttacAATAAAAAGTCTATTATACAGAGAAGGAATGCTATTGGCTGTAGAATAATCCATTTACAAGGCAGGAGAGAGAAGTGAATGGCCTTTATTTTagtaagcaaaagccagtgaatgGGCAGTGACTGGGCCTTATTTACCTCTTCTTGCCCAGCACTTAATACGGTGTCTGGTACAGGGTGCTTGCTCAGCAAATGTTTATGGAGTGAATGAATGGAAGAACGAATAAGTGGAAGGCTCTTTAACTATTTTGAAAGGATAGTTTACTATAAAGGGATGAAGGAAAAAAGCACAGTTGCCACTGGTGCTCTCATCTGGAGTTAGTTATCCTTGTGTGGTCAGGAGGACAATACCATTCTCTACGAATGGTGGCTCATGGGGTCAGGGTGAGAGGCCTGGAAGGGGACAAAGTGGGTAGCAAGTATTGGGGGCAGGGAAGCTCATGAAGTCATCTGCTGGAAGAGCCCACTAGACTATGAGGGAAGCTTCTCTTTGGGGCAGAGAGACAGCCCCCCTcactgcctccctccccacccctcttgTCTTGCCCTTACTACAGCTGCTGGGGACGCTTCTCCCACCCCTTGTGCCCGCTCCACAGGCTGGGATATCTCCTGGATCCTGATGCTGCTGCTCGCAGCAGGCCAGGGAGTCATCATCCTGACCCTCAGCATTGTGCTCTGGAGGCACCGGCTTCAGAGAACTTCATGCAGAAGTGGGTCCCTCCCTcccagagggaaggagagagtgtATGGGTGTGGGCCCTCACATCTCACCTCTGTAGCCTCTTCTCTGGGGGAGGGGGTAGCAAGGAACACAGATTTGGGTTGTCTGGTGACTCATCTTCCCcatcttctccaccctgtatggCTCCTTCTCCCCAGATGCCTCGATTCCTCCGTTCAAACCCGAAATCCAAGTCTACGAGAACATCCATTTGGCCTGTCTTGGGTAAGGAAAAACTAGAGGGCAGAGGCAGGTCTGCCCAGAGGGGACTGAGAATGGAGGAGGAAACACTGGGGGTAGGGGTTCTTGAGGAGGTGAGAATggaagtttgttttttgttttttaatttttcttgtgctttaagtgaaagtttacaaatcaagtcagtctctcacacaaaaacttatatataccttgctacatactcccaattgctctccccctaatgagacagcccgctccctccctctactctctcttttcatgtccatttcacctggaagtatttttttttttaattaatttttctgttgttgctgaaaaaaatacacagcagaacatacaccaatgcagcaatttctacgtgtacaattcagtgacattgattacactcttcaagttgtgcagccgttctcatcctccttttcttaattggtcctcccccattaacataaacccactgtcccctaaggttcctatctattcTTTCAAACTGCTGCTGTCTATTTGATTTCATATTGATaactcttaaaagagcataatgctcaaggcaggcattttttactagttaagctaaactattatttggttttaagaaggcttcaggggatatttttggtttaatgtttaaagattatctcagggcaatagttttgctggttcatctagcctccatggcttcagaaagtctggagtccagtgagaatttgaattcttttctgcattttcccccttttgatcagtattcttctatagaaGAGAATGGAGGTATTTTTTAACCTGGTTCTCTGTTTCACAAATTCCACAGCCCACCTGCCCCCAAGACCAGGTGATCTTGGTGACATCTCCTGCTGGCAAGTGTGACCTGCTATCTCCCTGGCCAT encodes the following:
- the LY6G6F gene encoding lymphocyte antigen 6 complex locus protein G6f isoform X1: MAVLFLFLLFLCQHSQAEAENIQAIYVALGEAMELPCPSPPTLHGDEYLSWFRSSAASSSTMLVAQAQVARPAPDPVKLGRESRLKLLGNYSLWLEGTKEGDAGRYWCAVLGQHYTYQNWRVYDISVLRGSQLSARTADGSPCSVLLCSVIPSRRLDSVTWLEGKGPVKGRVQSFWGEGAALLLVCPGEGLPEPRSRRPRIIRCLMPQNKGVSFTLAAAGDASPTPCARSTGWDISWILMLLLAAGQGVIILTLSIVLWRHRLQRTSCRSGSLPPRGKERVYGCGPSHLTSVASSLGEGVARNTDLGCLVTHLPHLLHPVWLLLPRCLDSSVQTRNPSLREHPFGLSWPTCPQDQVILVTSPAGKCDLLSPWPFGT
- the LY6G6F gene encoding lymphocyte antigen 6 complex locus protein G6f isoform X2; its protein translation is MAVLFLFLLFLCQHSQAEAENIQAIYVALGEAMELPCPSPPTLHGDEYLSWFRSSAASSSTMLVAQAQVARPAPDPVKLGRESRLKLLGNYSLWLEGTKEGDAGRYWCAVLGQHYTYQNWRVYDISVLRGSQLSARTADGSPCSVLLCSVIPSRRLDSVTWLEGKGPVKGRVQSFWGEGAALLLVCPGEGLPEPRSRRPRIIRCLMPQNKGVSFTLAAAGDASPTPCARSTGWDISWILMLLLAAGQGVIILTLSIVLWRHRLQRTSCRNASIPPFKPEIQVYENIHLACLGPPAPKTR